A region from the Catellatospora sp. TT07R-123 genome encodes:
- the mycP gene encoding type VII secretion-associated serine protease mycosin, whose product MHLSRTLSAASATALACTAALVGLTTAPAWAAPCPGGSPEPVPRATAKPWAQQLWDLSRLPAGIDGRTETVAVVDSGVAASHPQLAGRVDPGLDVLTGGGTDGRQDCVGHGTEVASIIAARPVPGVEFRGIAPGARILPVRVSERVGGQEKQENARHAEEPDLARAIRWAVDHGATVMNLSLSYTDVSPDSLPNVRAAIDYALAKDVVVVAAAGNGKTSGNKTPYPAAWPGVLGVGAISPDGQRLAQSQTGPYVDIVAPGENVTGAWPGGGQLANLSGTSYAAPMVAGAAALVRQQFPHLNREQVVRRLLATADPAPGGLGSEDYGAGIVDPVRAVTDVLDDGVRATPAALVPPKTDPAAEAAAADAVELRGRSLWLAGIGVALAVLVLGLALALPNGIRRRWRPAGTP is encoded by the coding sequence TTGCATCTCAGCCGTACCCTGTCCGCCGCGTCGGCAACCGCGCTCGCCTGCACCGCGGCACTCGTCGGATTGACGACAGCCCCTGCCTGGGCCGCGCCGTGCCCCGGCGGCAGCCCCGAACCCGTCCCGCGCGCCACCGCCAAGCCGTGGGCGCAGCAGCTGTGGGACCTGAGCCGCCTGCCCGCCGGCATCGACGGCCGCACCGAGACCGTGGCCGTGGTGGACTCGGGCGTGGCGGCGTCCCATCCGCAGCTCGCGGGCCGGGTCGATCCGGGCCTGGACGTGCTGACCGGCGGCGGCACCGACGGGCGGCAGGACTGCGTCGGCCACGGCACCGAGGTCGCCAGCATCATCGCGGCCCGGCCGGTGCCGGGGGTCGAGTTCCGCGGCATCGCCCCGGGCGCCCGGATCCTGCCGGTGCGGGTCAGCGAGCGGGTCGGCGGCCAGGAGAAGCAGGAGAACGCCCGCCACGCCGAGGAGCCCGACCTGGCGCGGGCCATCCGGTGGGCGGTCGACCACGGCGCCACGGTGATGAACCTGTCGCTCAGCTACACCGACGTCAGCCCCGACAGCCTGCCCAACGTCCGCGCCGCGATCGACTACGCCCTGGCCAAGGACGTGGTCGTCGTCGCGGCCGCGGGCAACGGCAAGACCAGCGGCAACAAGACGCCATACCCGGCCGCCTGGCCGGGGGTGCTCGGCGTCGGCGCGATCAGCCCCGACGGCCAGCGCCTGGCCCAGTCGCAGACCGGGCCGTACGTCGACATCGTGGCCCCCGGCGAGAACGTCACCGGCGCCTGGCCCGGCGGCGGCCAGCTGGCGAACCTCAGCGGCACCAGCTACGCCGCCCCGATGGTGGCGGGCGCCGCCGCGCTGGTGCGCCAGCAGTTCCCGCACCTCAACCGCGAGCAGGTGGTGCGCCGCCTGCTCGCCACGGCCGACCCGGCACCCGGCGGCCTGGGCAGCGAGGACTACGGCGCCGGGATCGTCGACCCGGTCCGCGCGGTCACCGACGTGCTCGACGACGGCGTGCGGGCCACTCCGGCCGCACTGGTGCCGCCGAAGACCGACCCGGCCGCTGAGGCGGCCGCCGCCGACGCCGTCGAGCTGCGCGGCCGCTCGCTGTGGCTGGCCGGCATCGGCGTAGCCCTGGCCGTGCTGGTCCTCGGCCTGGCCCTGGCCCTCCCGAACGGCATCCGCCGCCGCTGGCGCCCCGCCGGCACCCCCTAA
- a CDS encoding WXG100 family type VII secretion target, with the protein MSDSRLVVDFQALHSASEHIQKAINSLDSHLDQLESDAKPLISTWSGAAQTAYHERQHKWRSAANDLSAMLRDIKGAVDEAAVQFKDAEDRNTRLFQQH; encoded by the coding sequence ATGAGCGACAGCAGACTTGTCGTCGATTTCCAGGCGCTGCACTCGGCCAGCGAGCACATCCAGAAGGCGATCAACAGCCTCGACTCGCACCTCGACCAGCTCGAGAGCGACGCGAAGCCGCTGATCTCCACGTGGAGCGGTGCCGCGCAGACGGCCTACCACGAGCGCCAGCACAAGTGGCGCAGCGCCGCCAACGACCTGTCGGCGATGCTGCGTGACATCAAGGGCGCGGTCGACGAGGCCGCCGTCCAGTTCAAGGACGCCGAGGACCGCAACACCCGGCTGTTCCAGCAGCACTGA
- a CDS encoding WXG100 family type VII secretion target, with product MAQTAQKFDHANDALQSMLSRLLSELEGLQTSWVGRAGTSFEQVKRSWAEDQKALHQSLGETASAIRTAAQEYTRADEDQASKVASKNSGGINLNL from the coding sequence ATGGCGCAGACCGCTCAGAAGTTCGACCACGCCAACGACGCCCTGCAGAGCATGCTCAGCCGACTGCTGAGCGAACTCGAGGGTCTGCAGACGTCGTGGGTCGGTCGCGCCGGCACCTCGTTCGAGCAGGTGAAGCGTTCCTGGGCTGAGGACCAGAAGGCGCTGCACCAGTCGCTGGGCGAGACCGCCAGCGCGATCCGCACCGCCGCACAGGAGTACACCCGCGCCGACGAGGACCAGGCCAGCAAGGTCGCATCCAAGAACAGCGGCGGCATCAACCTGAACCTCTGA
- the eccB gene encoding type VII secretion protein EccB — MPSRQDQLHSYQFSVQRVVSALVMRDTDPAQSPFRRAASSTVASICLAVVVAAGFGVYGVFSERGDVGWQADGTVVIEDGTGAKYVYRNEKLHPALNLASALLASGQSAPQIKTVSRKSLAGVPRGLTVGVPNLPDSLPDGDTLLGAPWSLCSVNGEKKPLAAVAVGDTALAAKGRPMGDDALFVQGGGQYYLLWHGRLFNTDAYVAQTLGGGSPAVVVPPAFVNPLAKGQPLALPQVGSPGAVSTALPRYRNGQVLKIKDLDGAIKQYAVVLDDGLALITAVQATLLLGGFHNEHGIPAEQEIDKSRLSELDATPKNLVPDPNDQRQPPAVLPAIAQYGTGALCAVFRDETGVVEARLDVPVDLAGRPATVARGDNGAPYADYVLVPSGQGAIVAAGTTLSLVTDQGVRFAAAKAEVLTTLGYSGKPPVKLPPKLVDVLPEGPGLDPQTAAAQLALG, encoded by the coding sequence ATGCCGTCGAGACAGGACCAGCTGCACTCGTACCAGTTCAGCGTGCAGCGTGTGGTCTCGGCTCTGGTGATGCGCGACACCGATCCGGCGCAGTCGCCGTTCCGGCGCGCCGCCAGCAGCACCGTGGCGAGCATCTGCCTGGCCGTGGTCGTCGCGGCCGGATTCGGGGTGTACGGCGTGTTCAGCGAGCGCGGTGACGTCGGCTGGCAGGCCGACGGCACCGTCGTCATCGAGGACGGCACCGGCGCCAAGTACGTGTACCGCAACGAGAAGCTGCACCCGGCGCTGAACCTCGCCTCGGCCCTGCTGGCCTCCGGCCAGTCCGCGCCGCAGATCAAGACGGTGTCGCGCAAGTCGCTGGCGGGCGTGCCGCGCGGGCTGACCGTGGGCGTGCCCAACCTGCCCGACTCGCTGCCCGACGGCGACACCCTGCTCGGCGCGCCGTGGTCGCTGTGCTCGGTCAACGGCGAGAAGAAGCCGCTGGCCGCGGTGGCCGTCGGCGACACCGCGCTGGCGGCCAAGGGTCGCCCGATGGGCGACGACGCGCTGTTCGTCCAGGGCGGCGGGCAGTACTACCTGCTCTGGCACGGCCGCCTGTTCAACACCGACGCCTACGTCGCGCAGACGCTCGGCGGCGGCAGCCCGGCCGTCGTGGTGCCGCCCGCCTTCGTCAACCCGCTGGCCAAGGGGCAGCCGCTGGCGCTGCCGCAGGTCGGCTCCCCGGGTGCGGTCTCGACGGCGCTGCCGCGCTACCGCAACGGGCAGGTGCTGAAGATCAAGGATCTCGACGGCGCGATCAAGCAGTACGCCGTGGTGCTCGACGACGGCCTCGCGCTGATCACCGCCGTACAGGCCACGCTGCTGCTCGGCGGCTTCCACAACGAGCACGGCATCCCGGCCGAGCAGGAGATCGACAAGAGCCGCCTGTCCGAACTCGACGCCACCCCGAAGAACCTCGTGCCCGACCCCAACGACCAGCGCCAGCCGCCCGCGGTCCTGCCCGCGATCGCGCAGTACGGCACCGGCGCCCTGTGCGCGGTGTTCCGCGACGAGACCGGGGTCGTGGAGGCGCGGCTGGACGTGCCGGTGGATCTGGCCGGGCGCCCCGCCACGGTCGCCCGCGGCGACAACGGCGCACCGTACGCCGACTATGTGCTGGTGCCGTCGGGCCAGGGCGCGATCGTCGCGGCGGGGACCACGCTGAGCCTGGTCACCGACCAGGGCGTGCGCTTCGCGGCCGCGAAGGCGGAGGTCCTGACCACGCTGGGCTACAGCGGCAAGCCGCCGGTGAAGCTGCCGCCGAAGCTCGTCGACGTGCTGCCGGAGGGGCCTGGGCTGGACCCGCAGACGGCCGCCGCACAGCTCGCGCTGGGCTGA
- a CDS encoding type VII secretion protein EccE gives MSVDTVTGPEASTIEPAPMAYPLPPRRFLGLSGGQIVTVQIALVLLVGATRVGYGAVAAAVPVAAALVVLGWGRWRGRWVSQWLSVYTRFRARRRRVEAGADVADLLGLVHPGSRVGTADIEGQQCAVLADAEGLVVLLELGEQAVLPTKAWHPLPSPASLLPAPAPDAPPVRLQLLLLANAANGSSPAASSYRQLTGGRLLADERAVLCVRVQRADGWDERDLQRALAGVVRKVRARLGSVPHRVLGEVAALRVIGETAGHDSGQAVQEGWSALYAGGLLQTVHTVERWPQSHPDPAHALLPRLLRLPATTVAVSLTAGPWTGHGDQLHAQLAVRLTAPDQTSLGNAAGALRQVLTADHAQARRLDGEQLDGYLATLPLGGPTPAGIAPGGHLGPARRGAAVGALITPYGGSGLMIGVNRHNEAVAFRLFRPEATRAVLIGGVPVAQTVAVRAMALGGYVLVQTTRPWAWEAFARGLGAGAPLTVMAPGPVTVPPGTPLRPLLTIVDIGPVAADRTPGTPWHSTLVVRDDLSPVDVDVLGRADLALLQPLQPAEAAVAVSVLGLSRDQEAWLSRAQPGMIGVVHRRSVRWAALSLTSYEQQLIGSASRGTR, from the coding sequence ATGTCGGTCGACACGGTGACCGGGCCGGAGGCGAGCACCATCGAGCCGGCCCCGATGGCATATCCGTTGCCGCCAAGGCGTTTTCTGGGACTCAGCGGCGGCCAGATCGTCACTGTCCAGATCGCACTGGTGCTGCTCGTCGGCGCCACGCGGGTCGGCTACGGCGCGGTCGCGGCGGCCGTGCCGGTCGCGGCGGCGCTGGTCGTGCTCGGCTGGGGGCGCTGGCGCGGCCGCTGGGTGTCCCAGTGGCTCTCGGTGTACACCCGCTTCCGCGCCCGCCGCCGGCGCGTCGAGGCCGGCGCCGACGTCGCCGACCTGCTCGGCCTGGTGCACCCCGGTTCCCGGGTGGGCACCGCCGACATCGAGGGCCAGCAGTGCGCGGTGCTCGCCGACGCCGAGGGCCTGGTCGTGCTGCTGGAGCTGGGTGAGCAGGCGGTGCTGCCGACCAAGGCGTGGCACCCGCTGCCGTCCCCGGCGTCGCTGCTGCCCGCCCCGGCCCCGGACGCGCCGCCGGTGCGCCTGCAACTGCTGCTGCTCGCCAACGCCGCCAACGGCTCCTCCCCGGCCGCCTCGTCCTACCGCCAGCTCACCGGCGGGCGCCTGCTCGCCGACGAGCGCGCCGTGCTGTGCGTACGGGTCCAGCGCGCCGACGGCTGGGACGAGCGCGACCTCCAGCGCGCCCTGGCCGGGGTGGTGCGCAAGGTGCGCGCCCGGCTCGGCAGCGTCCCGCACCGGGTGCTCGGCGAGGTCGCCGCGCTGCGCGTGATCGGCGAGACGGCCGGGCACGACAGCGGCCAGGCCGTCCAGGAGGGCTGGTCCGCGCTGTACGCGGGCGGCCTGCTCCAGACCGTGCACACCGTGGAGCGGTGGCCGCAGTCGCACCCGGACCCCGCGCACGCGCTGCTGCCGCGCCTGCTCCGCCTGCCCGCGACCACGGTGGCGGTCTCGCTGACCGCCGGCCCGTGGACCGGCCACGGCGACCAGCTGCACGCCCAGCTCGCGGTGCGGCTCACCGCCCCGGACCAGACGTCGCTGGGCAACGCCGCGGGCGCGCTGCGCCAGGTGCTCACCGCCGACCACGCCCAGGCCCGCCGCCTCGACGGCGAGCAGCTCGACGGCTACCTGGCCACGCTCCCGCTGGGCGGTCCGACCCCGGCCGGGATCGCGCCCGGCGGCCACCTCGGCCCGGCCCGGCGCGGCGCCGCCGTGGGCGCGCTGATCACGCCGTACGGCGGCAGCGGGCTCATGATCGGGGTGAACCGGCACAACGAGGCGGTCGCGTTCCGGCTGTTCCGGCCGGAGGCCACCCGGGCGGTGCTGATCGGCGGCGTGCCGGTTGCGCAGACCGTCGCGGTGCGCGCCATGGCCCTGGGCGGCTACGTGCTGGTGCAGACGACCCGCCCGTGGGCCTGGGAGGCGTTCGCGCGCGGCCTGGGCGCCGGGGCGCCGCTGACCGTGATGGCGCCCGGCCCGGTGACGGTGCCGCCGGGCACGCCGCTGCGGCCGCTGCTTACGATCGTGGACATCGGGCCGGTCGCCGCCGACCGCACCCCGGGCACGCCCTGGCACAGCACGCTGGTGGTGCGCGACGACCTGTCCCCGGTGGACGTGGACGTGCTCGGCCGCGCCGACCTGGCCCTGCTCCAGCCGCTGCAACCGGCCGAGGCCGCGGTCGCGGTGTCGGTGCTGGGGCTGTCGCGCGACCAGGAGGCGTGGCTGTCGCGGGCCCAGCCCGGCATGATCGGCGTGGTGCACCGGCGCTCGGTGCGCTGGGCCGCACTGTCGCTGACCTCGTACGAGCAGCAGCTCATCGGATCGGCGTCGCGCGGGACGCGCTGA
- a CDS encoding phage holin family protein translates to MGIILRLAASAAAVWVATLLIDGITVNAETTAGKIGTYVAIAVIFGVCNALLRPIVKTVGCAFYVFTLGLIALVVNGLLFWLTSAIAGVLDVPFHVDGFLSALLGALVVGLVSWALNLLIPDKD, encoded by the coding sequence ATGGGCATCATCCTCCGATTGGCCGCCAGCGCGGCCGCCGTTTGGGTGGCGACGCTGCTGATCGACGGCATCACGGTGAACGCAGAGACCACTGCCGGCAAGATCGGCACCTACGTCGCCATCGCCGTGATCTTCGGCGTGTGCAACGCGCTGCTGCGCCCGATCGTCAAGACGGTCGGCTGCGCCTTCTACGTGTTCACCCTGGGCCTGATCGCGCTCGTGGTGAACGGCCTGCTGTTCTGGCTGACCAGCGCCATCGCCGGGGTGCTGGACGTGCCGTTCCACGTCGACGGCTTCCTCTCCGCCCTGCTGGGCGCACTGGTCGTCGGCCTGGTCAGCTGGGCCCTCAACCTGCTCATCCCCGACAAGGACTGA
- the rarD gene encoding EamA family transporter RarD: MSELRLGYLYGLGAYIMWGFFPAYFKLLRPSGPFEVLAHRVVWSVLFMIILLSAVRGWRRIAELRHRPATLAGVALAGVLIGVNWATYIWAVNINRVVETSLGYFITPLVVIVAGVVILHERLRTAQWAAVGIGTVAVLVLTVDYGHPPWVALILAFSFSMYGLVKKRLGLPATDGLFVESAVLSLPALALLIWYARHDQLTFGHLSTGHSLLLAAAGALTAIPLLMFAGAANRLPLVSLGMLQYVAPTLQLALGVFLFHEPMPPVRLFGFGLVWVALAVFTWDGLRSARATRLRPAPLPAA; this comes from the coding sequence GTGAGTGAGCTTCGCCTCGGCTATCTGTACGGGCTCGGCGCGTACATCATGTGGGGCTTCTTCCCCGCGTACTTCAAGCTGCTGCGGCCGTCCGGACCGTTCGAGGTGCTCGCGCACCGCGTCGTCTGGTCCGTGCTGTTCATGATCATCCTGCTCAGTGCCGTACGCGGCTGGCGCCGGATCGCCGAACTCCGCCACCGCCCGGCGACCCTGGCCGGGGTCGCCCTGGCCGGAGTACTCATCGGCGTCAACTGGGCCACCTACATCTGGGCCGTCAACATCAACCGGGTCGTCGAGACGTCGCTCGGATACTTCATCACGCCGCTCGTGGTGATCGTCGCGGGCGTCGTGATCCTGCACGAGCGCCTGCGCACGGCGCAGTGGGCCGCTGTCGGCATCGGCACCGTCGCGGTGCTGGTGCTCACCGTCGACTACGGCCACCCGCCGTGGGTCGCCCTCATCCTGGCCTTCAGCTTCTCCATGTACGGCCTGGTGAAGAAGCGCCTGGGCCTGCCCGCCACCGACGGCCTCTTCGTCGAGTCGGCCGTCCTCAGCCTCCCCGCCCTGGCCCTGCTCATCTGGTACGCGCGCCACGACCAGCTCACCTTCGGCCACCTCAGCACCGGTCACAGCCTGCTGCTGGCCGCCGCCGGGGCGCTCACCGCCATCCCGCTGCTGATGTTCGCCGGCGCCGCCAACCGCCTCCCCCTGGTCAGCCTCGGCATGCTCCAGTACGTCGCCCCCACCCTCCAACTCGCCCTGGGCGTGTTCCTCTTCCACGAACCGATGCCGCCGGTGCGGCTGTTCGGGTTCGGGCTGGTGTGGGTGGCACTGGCCGTCTTCACCTGGGACGGGCTGCGCTCCGCCCGCGCCACCCGCCTGCGCCCCGCTCCCCTCCCCGCCGCCTGA
- a CDS encoding PhoX family phosphatase gives MNESRRRLPLLGGDGHSGGSRSSMTCQYRCGNACDHPAPNTSGNEYLGDRIEAEVTRRGVLKAGSAGAIALGFAGAAAGAVAGAVPAFAESGQSGAAEGFSAASLETSGGPAALTFSPIPPNTLDNLVVPNGYDHNVIIRWGDEVVPGAPDFDPAAQTGASQSKQFGYNNDFVAVLPLGRGNDRALLVCNHEYTNENLMFPGFTTLDALSDEQVRAAIAAHGMSVVELERVGRTGQWAVVDRGRRPYNRRITALSTVFSVTGPAAGSALLKTAADPTGKRVVGTLNNCAGGVTPWGTVLSGEENWNQYFVGGDGVPEEAKAALSRYGVSTTARYPADSRKWDRVDARFDLTANPNEVNRFGWIVEIDPFDPDSAPRKHTALGRFKHEGANVIVADNGHVVAYMGDDERFDYMYKFVSSRKIARGDSYWARKQNMTLLESGDLYVAKLDFTSAAEIDGTGKLPADGAFNGTGTWLPLVKDGRSMVPGWTVEQILVFTRQAADAVGATKMDRPEDVEPNPVNRRIYAALTNNTARGTTTGRGVLADEANPRNANKHGHIFELTEDGGDHTGATFTWAIPIVCGDPADPSTYFMGYDKTKVSPISCPDNVAFDSKGNLWISTDGNALLSNDGLFATALSGPEAGHLKQFLTVPRGAETCGPFISTDNRTVFAAVQHPGELTGASFDKPASTWPDGDYSKPGIVGVWRLDGKPAGS, from the coding sequence ATGAACGAATCCCGCCGCCGACTCCCCCTGCTCGGCGGGGACGGCCACAGCGGAGGCAGCCGGTCCTCGATGACCTGCCAGTACCGCTGCGGCAACGCCTGCGACCACCCCGCCCCCAACACCTCGGGCAACGAGTACCTCGGCGACCGGATCGAGGCCGAGGTCACCCGCCGGGGCGTGCTGAAGGCCGGCTCGGCCGGTGCGATCGCGCTGGGCTTCGCCGGTGCCGCCGCCGGTGCCGTGGCCGGTGCGGTGCCCGCGTTCGCCGAGTCCGGACAGTCCGGTGCCGCCGAGGGCTTCTCGGCCGCGTCGCTGGAGACCTCGGGCGGCCCGGCCGCGCTGACGTTCTCCCCGATCCCGCCGAACACCCTGGACAACCTGGTCGTCCCCAACGGGTACGACCACAACGTGATCATCCGCTGGGGTGACGAGGTCGTGCCCGGCGCGCCGGACTTCGACCCGGCCGCCCAGACGGGCGCGAGCCAGTCCAAGCAGTTCGGCTACAACAACGACTTCGTCGCGGTGCTGCCGCTGGGCCGGGGCAACGACCGGGCCCTACTGGTCTGCAACCACGAGTACACCAACGAGAACCTGATGTTCCCCGGGTTCACCACGCTGGACGCGCTGAGCGACGAGCAGGTCAGGGCCGCGATCGCGGCGCACGGCATGTCCGTGGTCGAGCTGGAGCGCGTCGGGCGTACGGGACAGTGGGCCGTCGTCGACCGCGGGCGCCGCCCGTACAACCGGCGTATCACCGCCCTGTCCACGGTGTTCTCGGTGACCGGCCCCGCGGCCGGTTCCGCCCTGCTCAAGACTGCCGCCGACCCGACCGGCAAGCGGGTCGTCGGCACGCTGAACAACTGCGCGGGCGGCGTGACCCCCTGGGGCACGGTGCTGTCGGGCGAGGAGAACTGGAACCAGTACTTCGTCGGCGGCGACGGCGTGCCCGAGGAGGCCAAGGCGGCCCTGAGCCGCTACGGCGTCTCCACGACCGCCCGCTACCCCGCCGACTCGCGCAAGTGGGACCGGGTCGACGCCCGGTTCGACCTGACCGCGAACCCGAACGAGGTCAACCGCTTCGGCTGGATCGTGGAGATCGACCCGTTCGACCCGGACTCGGCCCCGCGCAAGCACACCGCGCTGGGCCGGTTCAAGCACGAGGGCGCCAACGTCATCGTGGCCGACAACGGGCACGTCGTGGCGTACATGGGCGACGACGAGCGCTTCGACTACATGTACAAGTTCGTCTCCAGCAGGAAGATCGCCCGGGGCGACTCGTACTGGGCGCGCAAGCAGAACATGACGCTGCTGGAGTCCGGCGACCTGTACGTCGCCAAGCTCGACTTCACCAGCGCCGCCGAGATCGACGGCACCGGCAAGCTGCCCGCCGACGGCGCCTTCAACGGCACCGGCACCTGGCTGCCGCTGGTCAAGGACGGCCGCTCGATGGTCCCCGGCTGGACAGTCGAGCAGATCCTGGTCTTCACCCGCCAGGCCGCCGACGCCGTCGGCGCCACCAAGATGGACCGGCCCGAGGACGTCGAGCCGAACCCGGTCAACCGCAGGATCTACGCCGCGCTGACCAACAACACCGCCCGGGGCACCACCACCGGCCGGGGCGTCCTGGCCGACGAGGCCAACCCGCGCAACGCCAACAAGCACGGCCACATCTTCGAGCTGACCGAGGACGGCGGCGACCACACCGGCGCCACGTTCACCTGGGCGATCCCGATCGTCTGCGGCGACCCGGCGGACCCGTCGACCTACTTCATGGGGTACGACAAGACCAAGGTCTCCCCGATCTCCTGCCCGGACAACGTCGCCTTCGACAGCAAGGGCAACCTGTGGATCTCCACGGACGGCAACGCGCTGCTCAGCAATGACGGCCTGTTCGCCACGGCCCTCTCGGGCCCGGAGGCCGGCCACCTCAAGCAGTTCCTGACCGTGCCGCGCGGCGCCGAGACCTGCGGCCCGTTCATCAGCACCGACAACCGGACGGTCTTCGCCGCGGTGCAGCACCCCGGCGAGCTCACCGGCGCGTCGTTCGACAAGCCGGCCAGCACCTGGCCCGACGGCGACTACAGCAAGCCCGGCATCGTGGGCGTATGGCGCCTGGACGGCAAGCCCGCCGGCTCCTGA
- a CDS encoding IclR family transcriptional regulator, with product MRDSTVPPSDMVSSVARALRVLEVVGESPAGLSPKQIARRCDITPAAAYRMLRTLAHQGYVMRRADGGYTLGLAVADRFRELVVAMRGPAEVGTVLRRASAEIGYSHYLGSFVDGNVAITAVAEGIRSPHVEDLVPGFDDGAHATALGKTLLATLDPAARERYLKEHGMRAFTQATIRSSSALDADIAAGMRRGMQVEIGQFRSGVACAAVAVQTAGDLSQRYVVACALPAVDLVAQAPVIRERLYGTARALASALNPPLSAAA from the coding sequence ATGCGAGATTCCACAGTCCCGCCATCGGACATGGTCAGCAGCGTCGCCCGGGCGCTGCGCGTGCTCGAAGTGGTGGGCGAGTCGCCCGCCGGGCTGTCACCCAAGCAGATCGCCCGCCGCTGCGACATCACCCCCGCCGCCGCGTACCGGATGCTGCGCACCCTGGCCCATCAGGGCTACGTGATGCGGCGTGCGGACGGCGGCTACACCCTGGGCCTGGCCGTGGCCGACCGGTTCCGCGAGCTCGTCGTCGCGATGCGCGGGCCCGCCGAGGTCGGCACCGTGCTGCGCCGCGCGTCGGCCGAGATCGGGTACAGCCACTACCTGGGCAGCTTCGTCGACGGCAACGTCGCCATCACCGCGGTCGCCGAGGGCATCCGCTCCCCGCACGTCGAGGACCTGGTGCCCGGGTTCGACGACGGCGCCCACGCCACCGCGCTCGGCAAGACCCTGCTGGCCACGCTCGACCCCGCCGCCCGCGAGCGCTACCTCAAGGAGCACGGCATGCGGGCGTTCACGCAGGCGACGATCCGGTCGTCGTCGGCGCTGGACGCCGACATCGCCGCCGGGATGCGGCGCGGCATGCAGGTGGAGATCGGCCAGTTCCGCTCGGGCGTCGCGTGCGCCGCGGTGGCCGTGCAGACAGCCGGGGACCTCTCGCAGCGCTACGTCGTCGCCTGCGCCCTGCCCGCCGTGGACCTGGTGGCGCAGGCACCCGTGATCCGCGAGCGCCTCTACGGCACCGCCAGGGCCCTCGCCAGCGCCCTCAACCCGCCCCTGTCCGCCGCCGCCTGA
- a CDS encoding polyprenyl synthetase family protein, whose product MWHRGGVVSSVNGRTARGAGVSFADPELEATVNTTLAQVEARLRESVESADPFVAEAARHLLDAGGKRFRPMLVSVCAHFGDPHAPELIDAAAVLELTHVATLYHDDVMDEALVRRGTPSANARWGNSLAILVGDFLFSRAAELAAGLGPEAVKIQAQTFAALVHGQIAETVGPRDADPVEHHLYVLAGKTGSLMATCATFGGMFSGASPAVTASLTEYAETLGLAFQLSDDLLDIASDSSDSGKTPGTDLREGVPTLPVLYALASQDADPAAVRLRQILSDGPVTDDEMHAEALELLRESDAMRQARETVRGYAERARAQLVDLPDNAAKAALEALCDVVADRIS is encoded by the coding sequence ATGTGGCATCGTGGGGGCGTGGTGAGCAGCGTTAACGGTCGTACTGCCCGGGGGGCCGGCGTGAGTTTCGCCGACCCGGAGCTGGAGGCGACGGTAAACACGACGCTGGCGCAGGTGGAGGCACGTCTGCGCGAGTCCGTCGAGTCCGCCGACCCCTTCGTCGCCGAGGCTGCCCGGCACCTGCTGGATGCCGGCGGCAAGCGGTTCCGCCCGATGCTCGTCTCGGTCTGCGCGCACTTCGGCGACCCGCACGCGCCCGAGCTGATCGACGCCGCGGCGGTCCTGGAGCTGACCCACGTCGCGACGCTCTACCACGACGACGTGATGGACGAGGCCCTGGTGCGGCGCGGCACCCCGAGCGCCAACGCGCGCTGGGGCAACTCGCTGGCCATCCTGGTCGGCGACTTCCTGTTCTCGCGCGCCGCCGAGCTCGCGGCCGGCCTCGGCCCGGAGGCTGTGAAGATCCAGGCGCAGACCTTCGCCGCCCTGGTGCACGGCCAGATCGCCGAGACCGTGGGCCCGCGCGACGCCGACCCGGTCGAGCACCACCTCTACGTGCTGGCGGGCAAGACCGGTTCGCTCATGGCTACCTGCGCCACCTTCGGCGGCATGTTCTCCGGGGCGTCCCCGGCCGTCACCGCCAGCCTCACCGAGTATGCCGAGACGCTGGGGCTGGCCTTCCAGCTCTCCGACGACCTGCTCGACATCGCCAGCGACAGCTCGGACTCGGGCAAGACCCCGGGCACCGACCTGCGCGAGGGCGTGCCGACCCTGCCGGTGCTGTACGCCCTGGCCAGCCAGGACGCCGACCCGGCCGCGGTGCGGCTGCGCCAGATCCTGTCCGACGGCCCGGTCACCGACGACGAGATGCACGCCGAGGCGCTGGAACTGCTGCGCGAGAGCGACGCGATGCGCCAGGCCCGCGAGACCGTCCGGGGGTACGCCGAGCGCGCCCGCGCGCAGTTGGTCGATCTTCCCGACAACGCCGCCAAGGCCGCCCTGGAGGCCCTCTGCGACGTCGTGGCGGACAGGATCAGTTGA